In one Magallana gigas chromosome 9, xbMagGiga1.1, whole genome shotgun sequence genomic region, the following are encoded:
- the LOC105334062 gene encoding frizzled-4-like yields the protein MMEFRDKLLYITVLVCLFVLTPSKGTEIVRKCDPIRIEMCKGLGYNVTGMPNLVGHDLQQDAELQLQTFTPLIQYGCSQQLKFFLCSVYVPMCTEKVMEPIGPCRPMCLSVQRRCQPVLHEFGFPWPVALNCSKFPPKNDQHHMCMDGPGESAVEDNVRKPTFRPPVHKKEHQCGEFRHYHMYTYINRTGRCALKCNENAAFTTEDKYFADIWMSIWSGLCFVSTLLTILTFVIDSQRFKYPERPIIFLSMCYNIYSIAYIVRLIAGRESIACDRDTASKTSILIQEGLENTDCAIVFLLLYYFGSAAALWWVILTLTWFLSAGLKWTHEAIQLHSSYFHLAAWALPAIETIIILVMREVDADELTGICYVGNQNTQTLLGFSVAPSLVYLLVGVAFLIAGFIALLRVQSQDRVNGVKSAKIENLMIRVGIFSLLYTIPAAIVIACLLYEYASRDSWYLRDTIHSEPKMEIFMLKVFMTLVVGITSGMWIWSSKTINSWRNFAVKLTFQNSKREVRKTIEYGVPTHQSHQYHPVPVKHVSRVVRNEKSKPKRTKTDGQIVV from the coding sequence ATGATGGAATTCAGAGACAAACTTCTCTATATAACTGTGCTCGTGTGTCTATTTGTACTAACCCCTTCCAAGGGGACAGAGATTGTCAGGAAATGTGACCCTATCCGGATAGAGATGTGTAAGGGTCTGGGATATAATGTAACGGGTATGCCGAATCTGGTCGGGCACGACCTTCAGCAGGATGCTGAGCTCCAACTCCAGACCTTCACCCCTCTAATTCAGTATGGCTGCTCGCAGCAGTTGAAGTTTTTCTTGTGTTCAGTGTATGTACCAATGTGTACCGAGAAAGTGATGGAGCCCATTGGGCCCTGCAGGCCCATGTGTCTTAGCGTACAGAGGCGCTGTCAACCCGTCCTTCACGAGTTTGGCTTCCCTTGGCCGGTTGCTCTCAACTGTTCCAAGTTTCCACCCAAAAATGACCAGCACCACATGTGCATGGACGGGCCCGGGGAGAGTGCAGTTGAGGACAACGTCAGAAAACCGACTTTCAGGCCACCCGTACACAAGAAGGAGCACCAGTGTGGGGAATTTCGACACTACCACATGTATACCTATATCAACCGTACGGGTAGGTGCGCATTAAAGTGTAACGAAAACGCGGCTTTCACGACCGAAGACAAGTACTTTGCAGACATTTGGATGTCCATTTGGTCGGGCCTGTGCTTTGTGTCCACGTTGTTAACCATTCTCACGTTCGTCATCGACTCTCAGAGGTTCAAGTACCCCGAGCGTCCCATCATTTTCCTGTCCATGTGCTACAACATTTACAGTATTGCTTACATCGTCCGTCTGATTGCGGGGAGGGAGTCCATCGCTTGTGACCGAGACACGGCCAGCAAGACCTCCATCTTAATCCAGGAGGGTCTAGAAAACACCGACTGTGCCATCGTCTTTCTCCTGCTATACTACTTTGGGTCTGCAGCCGCCCTGTGGTGGGTCATTTTGACTTTGACCTGGTTTCTGTCGGCGGGGCTGAAATGGACCCACGAGGCCATTCAGCTCCACAGCAGCTACTTCCATCTAGCGGCCTGGGCGCTGCCCGCGATTGAGACCATCATCATTCTTGTCATGAGAGAAGTGGACGCTGACGAGCTGACGGGGATATGTTATGTAGGAAACCAAAACACACAGACATTACTGGGGTTCTCTGTGGCCCCTTCATTAGTCTACCTCCTCGTCGGCGTCGCTTTCCTCATCGCCGGGTTCATAGCTTTATTAAGGGTCCAATCCCAGGACCGTGTGAACGGGGTGAAATCCGCGAAAATTGAAAACCTGATGATCCGGGTGGGAATTTTCAGTCTACTTTACACTATCCCTGCCGCAATAGTCATAGCGTGCTTATTATATGAATATGCGAGCAGAGACTCGTGGTATCTAAGAGATACTATCCATAGTGAACCAAAGATGGAAATCTTCATGTTGAAGGTTTTTATGACACTTGTGGTGGGGATCACCAGTGGTATGTGGATCTGGTCGTCTAAGACCATCAATTCGTGGAGAAATTTCGCGGTTAAATTAACTTTCCAAAATAGCAAACGCGAAGTTCGAAAGACAATTGAATATGGCGTTCCTACCCATCAATCCCATCAATACCACCCCGTGCCAGTCAAACACGTCAGTAGGGTGGTCCGGAATGAGAAATCCAAACCTAAACGGACAAAAACGGACGGTCAAATTGTCGTCTGA